A window of Fibrobacter sp. genomic DNA:
GCGGCTGTGATCCGTCAGCAAGTGTTCCCGCCTTCAATTCCCAGATTATTGCTCCGGCAAAACCATTATCAACACAGTATTGCGCTTTGATCCTTATTGAAGCCGTATCATCATAGGTGCAGTACTCACCTGTTGTGGAGAGACAATACGGAGCTTTTGCTGTTTCATCCCAATATCTTGAGTAAGTTCCGTTCTGAAGGTTTTCTACAATAGTCGAATAATACATCATACCGGGCTCCCCCTGTTCACCTGCACCAGCACCGGCATAAGTTTTGTTGGGTCCTGCGCATCCGGCAAATGTCCGTCCGTAAAAAGCCATTCCGATATTGAGCCTGGAGGCAGGAACGCCCCTGCTTACATAGTACTCCATACTTCTGCTTATTGACCAGTTGTCCTCAGACCCGTAATCGTAAAGAGGGCTGTTGATCCAGGCTAGTTCCTGTCCCCAGGCTCCGGTGTAATCGTATGTCATAATAGATATGTAGTCGACATCAGGATAAAACTGCTCCACAAGAAAATTCTTCCCATGATATGGCCCAGCCGCGATTGCCAGAGTTATGAGTTTTCTTTCTCCAGACATAAGGTCCAGGGTATCTCGCAGCTCTGAAAGAAGCGTAACGAAATTCTGAGCATCCTGAGGAGTTCCATTGTGTTCACTGAAACAGGGATACTCCCAGTCGATATCGATTCCATCAAAATTGTACTGCTCGATCAAAGCCCGGGCTTTTGAGCAAAAATTTGATCTTGAAGCAGCAGAACCAGCCAAAGCAGGAAAATTACCCGACCCGGTCCATCCTCCAATTGAAGGCAGAACCTTTACATTATGCTGATGTGCAAGATAAACTAGAGAAGTAGTAGAATCGCAGGTCTCAACCGGATACCATATTTTCTGGCCAAGCAGTACTACCTCATCTGCGTATTCATCAAATGACGAAATATCCCCATTTGTTTGTGGTTCGAAAAAAGCATACTGGATATGAGTCAGTTTGTCATAGGGCACATCCAGAGGAGTATAAGGATTATCACCATAGATTCCCCAGTTAATGAAATAGGCAACCACGTTTGCCGCCCATGAAGAGTTGAGTAAAAGAAAAATGATTGTAAGTGCTGCTGGAATATGTTTGATATGCATTCTCTTTCCTTTGGCTTACAGCTCCAGATGTTATGCTATAAAAAGCATACATGCTTTTTTTTCTGTTTGCACGAAAAAATCATATGGAAGGATCAGTTACCCAACTCCTTCTTTATCAGAATCGGGATGGGTAATTCCGGGTGAGATTTAACATGTTGGTCATGATTTCACCTTAGAGGTGATTCAGTGATTTAACAGGTTAAGTTAAGATTTCATCTCAAAGGAAATATGATTTAACGCCGAGTCATATTCTTACCTCAGAGATGATTTGGTGAATCAGCACACTAACTCAATATTTCACCCCAGAGATAACTGAGTGAATCCCCAAAACCGTTCCCAACCCCAACCTGAACAGAAACCAGCCTATTCAGCAAAATCAGCTCACATAGATTGGTCATGATTTCACCTCAAAGGTGATTCTATAACTTAACGTTTTAAGTCATAATTTTACCTCAGGGATGATTCAGTGATTTAACAAGTTAAATCAAGATTTCATCTCAAAGTGAATTGTCGAAGAAATAGTAGACAAAAAGTTGAGTCACATTCTCACCTCAGAGATGATTTTATTGAACCAGCACACACTAATTCATTATTTCACCCCAGAGGTAACTGAGTGAATCCTGAGACCGAGGAATCCTCAAACCCTCTCCAATCCCAACCCCGAACAGGAACCAACCTAATCTTTTCAGGCAGAAAATCAACTCACATAGAATTGCGGATGTTTACATCAGTACTATCGGCTATGAGAACCTCGTTTGCATCCGAGCCTGTTTTTCCCCCGAAAATAACTGAGAGTATGCGTGCAGAGGCAATCTGGCTGCCTGACAGCGGAGTCCCTGACTTGTCTTTGGGTACACAATTCAGGGTATCAAGCAGTTCAGACATCCTTACCGCTGTGCTGTTCATTTTTCGGTATAGTGCCTTTTGTGGTACGTTCTGTATATAATAGGTTATCCGTCTGGCTGGGTATATAGTTGTATTGGAGGCAGGATAAGCATTATCGAGGTTTGTGGCTAGAAAAAAGGTGTCCGCCCCGGCTGCATCGATACCGACTCTGAGTATTTCCCTGAAGGTAGTGTCATGGCTTTGGAGGCAAATCCACCTCTCATCCTGAATAACTCCTCCATCATCGACAAGAATTCTATCTGCCCCGGTGGATACATCAGCAGATAAATTTGTTTTCAAATGCTCCGGATTCAGAAAAATCTGAATCTCATCACTTGCGCTGGTGGATAATACCAGTTTGAACCCATTTCCAGGCAATCCCAGACCCGACATACGGATATCTTTTTCGAGGAAATTGGCTACTGAAGCAATATCCCGCTGCAACTGCGCTTTTTCATTTTCTCTTGAAATACTGCGCATGAGGTAGCGATGTGTTTGAAAGGCGCTCGATACTACTATTGAACCGACCATCATAGCAATTGTCAGTTCCAGTATTGAGTACCCGGATTTTTCTTTCAGAACCGATTTAAACATACTATAGCCTTGCGATAATAGTGGAGAGTTCTATCGAGTGTCTGGGGTACTCTACCGGCCACTGAACATTCAGAACGATTTTTTTCTGGTTGCTGCTGGTTGTAACAGTCCAACTGCGGATATATTTGTCCCTGGAAACATCTGAATCGGTCACGATCTCATCATAATTGGTTCTGCGAAGTTCTTCCAGAAGCTGATATCCTGCAGATGTGGCCGCAGAGAGTTCTTTTGAAGCCTGGTTTGAATTGATGAGCGAAACCACACAGGCATTGAGTCCGGTTACCAGCAGTGCCAGTACGATCATGGCAACTATCACCTCTATCAAGGAGCTCCCCTCAATATTCTTTCCTGCATTCATAAAAATCCCCCTTCATGGATACCGGATTCACTATTATTATAGAAGTCCCAGAGGATGAAAAAACGGAAACGAAATTTCCGCTTCAGGAAAACAGGAATGCAATTATCTCTTGATGGGCATTGAAATAGCTAAACAGTTTTTCTTCTGAACTGATTTCCAATTGTTCTCTTTCCTCATCACTTCCGAACAGTTTTACTCTGTAATAATCCAGCGCACTGGAAAGCATGTTATAAATAAACAGGATATATTTGGCACTGAAGCCGGCCCCTGTGTGCCAGAGATTGCGTAGTTGACGATCTGTGATCCGCAAGTGATCAGCCCACTCCGTAACTGATTGCGGTTTTTTCTCTATTAGAACCTTTGTGGCAAAATTCAGAGTATCGGCACCGAATTCACTGTATCTGTGATTAACAATACTGAGAATCGAGTTTTGGCTGACAATATTAAAAAACTCCCTGCTGTCAAATGAAGCTCCCTTTTCCAGCACCGCTCTTGCACCCAACTGAATACATGTTGCCCCTTTATTGGGAGAACTG
This region includes:
- a CDS encoding glycoside hydrolase family 18 protein, with protein sequence MHIKHIPAALTIIFLLLNSSWAANVVAYFINWGIYGDNPYTPLDVPYDKLTHIQYAFFEPQTNGDISSFDEYADEVVLLGQKIWYPVETCDSTTSLVYLAHQHNVKVLPSIGGWTGSGNFPALAGSAASRSNFCSKARALIEQYNFDGIDIDWEYPCFSEHNGTPQDAQNFVTLLSELRDTLDLMSGERKLITLAIAAGPYHGKNFLVEQFYPDVDYISIMTYDYTGAWGQELAWINSPLYDYGSEDNWSISRSMEYYVSRGVPASRLNIGMAFYGRTFAGCAGPNKTYAGAGAGEQGEPGMMYYSTIVENLQNGTYSRYWDETAKAPYCLSTTGEYCTYDDTASIRIKAQYCVDNGFAGAIIWELKAGTLADGSQPLLSTASGILKSQVSAGKKKNGGPGNLVLEPSVGAKDGYSIVRFSLANPAHVAFSVYDMGGRTLWKKGNLYRSGFQEFALPGTAVSAGRYLLNISSGMQSFIVSFCVLK
- a CDS encoding response regulator is translated as MESKNRLPYDFLNKTLNLLFIEDNNEFKDFILDLFEPVHLYTISTASSNTEALKYLRSGLRFHACILDLGMNDIENDEFYILRQYAYHCPIVVLTGSSSPNKGATCIQLGARAVLEKGASFDSREFFNIVSQNSILSIVNHRYSEFGADTLNFATKVLIEKKPQSVTEWADHLRITDRQLRNLWHTGAGFSAKYILFIYNMLSSALDYYRVKLFGSDEEREQLEISSEEKLFSYFNAHQEIIAFLFS